The following nucleotide sequence is from Halococcus agarilyticus.
TCGACGAAGACCGATGGTTCGAACGCGGAGGTGGGTTTCCCGAAGTAGTGGACGTTGTCCGGATCGCACGGCTCGTGGTCGGTCTCGGCCAGCGGGAGCGACGCCATGTAGTAGGCGTCGGTCACCAGCCGGGAGGTCGCTCGATGATCGGGATGCATGTCGTCCCGGAAATGCGTGAGAACCACGTCGGGATCGTACCGTCGGAGTGCGTCGACGATCCGCAGTCGGTTGTCGAGCGAGTACTCGATCCGGCCGTCC
It contains:
- a CDS encoding PIG-L deacetylase family protein, yielding DGRIEYSLDNRLRIVDALRRYDPDVVLTHFRDDMHPDHRATSRLVTDAYYMASLPLAETDHEPCDPDNVHYFGKPTSAFEPSVFVDITEHVDRKLEAIEQHESQVAFLTEHGGIDAEFDTLLDGIHAEGIVLGKRTGVGSAEGFAPLHERARDYLG